One genomic window of Haliotis asinina isolate JCU_RB_2024 chromosome 4, JCU_Hal_asi_v2, whole genome shotgun sequence includes the following:
- the LOC137281022 gene encoding uncharacterized protein — MPWGNLLCASSILLSGGCASQVLRMFKFMKMPIFSMDTFINIQRCYTVPSCLKVWHEHQSSLLERVGENPLVLGGDGRCDTPGHCAKYGTYTLMDLRDRRILDIQLVQSNEVKNSHHMELEGLKRGLSFLEEKGCSIKEVITDRHVSVKKYMREQHKDKEHYFDVWHVTKGVGKKLEAAAKKPGCAAVRPWIKSTTNHMYWVAASCKDDPDLKVDKWLSVINHVANKHEGHSSKFKQCEHGPLTEERLWLKEGSKPYKAFMEVVSSGYLVRDLPNLSPVYQTFALEVFHSVVNHFAPKNTHYFYAAMMARMFLAALHFNENGNREQATDQVGNSRWKMMYPKSKKGEEAVVKPVKQQVTFNYAEDLQRAVIERRKALPNYTSARKDADKQFHRTPLPLTKSFKPVVKKDLVTQQKSRFLMPK, encoded by the exons ATGCCTTGGGGCAATCTTCTGTGTGCCAGCAGTATTCTTTTGAGTGGGGGATGTGCCTCCCAAGTACTGCGAATGTTCAAATTCATGAAAATGCCTATCTTTAGCatggatactttcatcaacataCAACGATGTTATACTGTACCATCTTGTCTAAAAGTTtggcatgagcatcagtcaagCTTGTTGGAGCGTGTTGGTGAGAATCCACTTGTTTTGGGAGGTGATGGGAGATGTGACACGCCAGGACATTGTGCGAAGTATGGCACATACACCTTGATGGATCTTCGAGACAGAAGAATTTTGGACATTCAGCTTGTCCAG AGCAATGAGGTGAAGAATTCACATCACATGGAACTTGAGGGATTGAAGCGAGGATTGTCATTCCTTGAAGAGAAAGGATGTTCCATTAAGGAAGTCATCACAGATCGCCATGTCTCAGTGAagaa atacatgaGAGAGCAGCATAAGGACAAGGAACATTACTTTGATGTATGGCATGTAACCAAAG GAGTTGGGAAGAAATTGGAAGCAGCAGCCAAAAAGCCTGGATGTGCTGCAGTTCGTCCTTGGATCAAGTCAACTACAAACCATATGTACTGGGTAGCTGCTTCATGTAAAGATGATCCAGATTTGAAAGTGGACAAATGGCTGTCAGTGATAAATCATGTTGCTAACAAACATGAAGGACACTCGTCCAAGTTCAAGCAGTGTGAGCATGGACCCTTGACTGAGGAAAGGCTATGGTTGAAAGAAG GTTCTAAACCATACAAAGCTTTCATGGAGGTTGTCAGCAGTGGTTACCTGGTGAGAGATTTGCCAAACCTGTCTCCAGTGTATCAGACTTTTGCATTGGAGGTTTTTCACAGTGTGGTGAATCACTTTGCGCCGAAGAATACCCACTACTTTTATGCTGCAATGATGGCAAG aatgttCCTTGCTGCTCTCCATTTCAATGAAAATGGAAACCGCGAACAAGCAACAGATCAGGTGGGCAATTCAAGATGGAAGATGATGTATCCCAAATCAAAGAAAGGAGAGGAAGCTGTAGTTAAACCTGTGAAACAACAAGTTACTTTCA ACTATGCGGAAGACCTGCAGCGGGCTGTAATAGAAAGAAGAAAAGCTTTGCCAAACTACACATCAGCAAGGAAAGATGCAGACAAGCAATTCCACCGTACACCTTTGCCACTTACCAAGAGCTTTAAACCCGTTGTTAAGAAAGACTTGGTCACCCAACAAAAGTCAAGATTCTTGATGCCGAAGTAG